One genomic region from Flavobacterium lindanitolerans encodes:
- the ypfJ gene encoding KPN_02809 family neutral zinc metallopeptidase, producing MKWQGRRQSDNMEDRRGLGSTGKVVAGGGLIGIIILLINIFGGESAQNLAPILEQMQQGQSAPTESRELTPKEKEEGEFVNALLVDNEDVWTEIFKENGWTYKAPKLVLFSGQVSTACGGASSASGPFYCPGDQKVYMDMTFFDELKSKFGAKGGDFAVAYVVAHEIGHHVQTLLGTSAKMRQMQQGLSEAEANKLSVALELQADFYAGVWTHYNEQMKQILEPGDIEEALSAANAVGDDAIQKKMQGQVVPDSFTHGTSEQRMYWFNKGFKSGDIKQGDTFAEIR from the coding sequence ATGAAATGGCAAGGCAGACGTCAAAGTGACAATATGGAGGACCGAAGAGGTCTGGGTTCAACAGGCAAAGTAGTTGCAGGAGGTGGACTTATTGGAATTATCATTTTATTAATTAACATTTTTGGAGGCGAAAGCGCCCAAAATCTTGCTCCTATTTTAGAACAAATGCAACAAGGACAATCGGCACCAACCGAATCCAGAGAACTGACTCCTAAAGAAAAAGAAGAAGGAGAGTTTGTAAATGCACTGCTTGTTGATAATGAAGATGTCTGGACGGAAATTTTTAAAGAAAATGGTTGGACTTACAAAGCTCCAAAATTGGTTTTGTTTAGCGGACAGGTAAGTACTGCCTGCGGTGGTGCCAGTTCTGCTTCTGGCCCATTCTACTGTCCGGGTGACCAAAAGGTATATATGGACATGACTTTCTTTGACGAATTAAAATCAAAATTTGGGGCCAAAGGCGGCGATTTTGCCGTAGCCTATGTAGTAGCGCATGAAATTGGGCATCACGTGCAGACATTGTTAGGAACCTCAGCCAAAATGAGACAGATGCAGCAAGGACTAAGCGAAGCCGAAGCCAATAAGCTTTCCGTAGCCTTAGAACTCCAGGCCGATTTCTATGCCGGTGTATGGACGCACTATAATGAACAGATGAAACAAATCTTAGAACCCGGCGATATTGAAGAAGCTTTAAGTGCCGCGAATGCTGTTGGTGATGATGCCATTCAAAAGAAAATGCAAGGACAGGTTGTTCCCGATTCTTTTACGCACGGCACGTCTGAACAGCGAATGTATTGGTTTAATAAAGGATTTAAGTCCGGAGATATAAAGCAAGGCGATACTTTTGCTGAAATACGATAA
- a CDS encoding GNAT family N-acetyltransferase has protein sequence MGLTFRELKKTELITIKEINRSEIIHEIYKYVNGVLILKPEYCVVEAFDPKELEYIMASQNRILEEGGKVIGAFDNDMIAGVASVENKKRGIRSEYCKMDILYVSADYRGKRIGHKLIEECKKIALDFGAKKLYISATPTKATIDFYRNEGAVITEEIDSDLFKLEPLDIHLEIDLT, from the coding sequence ATGGGACTTACTTTTAGAGAACTAAAAAAAACTGAACTGATTACCATCAAAGAGATTAATCGTTCAGAAATAATCCACGAAATTTACAAATATGTAAACGGAGTGCTGATTCTCAAACCCGAATATTGTGTTGTGGAAGCTTTTGACCCTAAAGAACTGGAATATATTATGGCTTCACAGAACCGTATTCTTGAAGAAGGAGGAAAAGTTATCGGTGCTTTTGACAACGATATGATTGCAGGTGTAGCTTCCGTTGAAAACAAAAAAAGAGGAATCCGTTCAGAATATTGCAAGATGGACATTCTGTATGTCAGTGCTGATTACAGAGGAAAAAGAATTGGCCACAAACTGATTGAGGAATGTAAAAAAATTGCATTGGATTTTGGAGCAAAAAAACTCTACATTTCTGCTACGCCAACGAAGGCAACTATTGATTTTTATAGAAATGAAGGTGCTGTTATAACCGAAGAAATTGATTCCGATTTATTTAAGCTTGAACCTCTTGATATCCATCTTGAAATAGATTTGACTTAA
- a CDS encoding N-acetylmuramidase domain-containing protein yields the protein MKTIRLGTKSAEVNYLNELLQKLGYPLLVSNYFSPETEKAVRNFQLSHSLVVDGIVGIKTWSRLLEIANVGYASNNKLLSEQNLMDFASFHNLELAIVKAVNEVESGGKGFLVDGRPKILFEGHVFWRELDKRNINCSNYVNNDTQNILYQSYTKKYYLGGSGEYDRLEKAADLNPNALFREAAYCSASWGLYQIMGFNAPSLGYASIDEFVEKMYLNEGEHLKAFGLFLEQNNLIRLLKNKNWAEFALRYNGKGYKTNRYDEKLIKAYARYSS from the coding sequence ATGAAAACAATTCGATTAGGAACAAAGTCGGCAGAAGTAAATTACCTGAATGAACTCCTGCAAAAATTAGGATATCCGCTGCTGGTATCCAATTACTTCAGTCCGGAAACCGAAAAGGCCGTGAGAAATTTCCAGCTAAGCCATTCTTTGGTTGTGGATGGAATTGTAGGGATTAAAACCTGGTCCAGACTCTTAGAGATTGCCAATGTTGGATATGCTTCCAACAACAAACTGCTTTCTGAACAGAATCTTATGGATTTTGCCAGTTTTCACAATCTGGAACTTGCCATTGTAAAAGCAGTCAATGAAGTAGAAAGCGGCGGAAAAGGTTTTCTTGTTGACGGACGCCCAAAGATTTTATTTGAAGGACATGTCTTTTGGAGAGAATTAGACAAGAGGAATATTAATTGTAGTAATTATGTAAATAATGATACTCAAAATATTTTATATCAAAGCTATACTAAAAAATATTATCTAGGTGGTTCAGGTGAATATGACCGTTTGGAAAAAGCCGCCGACCTAAACCCCAATGCTCTTTTTAGGGAAGCAGCTTACTGTTCGGCTTCCTGGGGATTGTACCAAATCATGGGATTCAACGCTCCATCATTAGGCTATGCGAGCATAGACGAATTTGTAGAGAAAATGTACCTGAACGAAGGTGAACACTTAAAAGCTTTCGGACTGTTTCTGGAGCAAAACAATCTTATCAGGCTACTAAAAAACAAGAATTGGGCAGAATTTGCTCTTAGGTACAACGGAAAAGGCTATAAAACCAACAGATATGATGAAAAGCTGATAAAGGCTTATGCCAGATATTCCTCTTGA
- a CDS encoding response regulator transcription factor produces MKTNRKNKVIIVDDHLLFSQSLKFLINSFSDFEVTHNFGNGKEFIQFLQEEENLDIEVDLILLDVNMPILDGLATMVWLKENRPDYKAIALSVNNEEDIIIQMIKNGAKGYLLKDTTPQIFYDALKTVIDKGYFFTEMVSGILVNRIDNEDKKLEFKEKELDFIKRACSEKTYKEIADEMCLSPKTIDGYRESIFAKLEIKTRIGLVLYAIKNKIVCV; encoded by the coding sequence ATGAAAACGAATAGAAAAAATAAGGTTATCATCGTAGACGACCATTTGCTGTTTTCACAATCTTTGAAATTTCTGATTAATAGTTTCAGCGATTTTGAAGTCACACACAATTTTGGAAACGGCAAAGAGTTCATACAGTTTCTTCAGGAAGAGGAAAATCTGGACATAGAAGTTGATTTGATACTGCTAGATGTAAACATGCCCATTCTTGACGGATTGGCAACTATGGTCTGGCTAAAGGAAAACCGACCGGATTATAAAGCCATTGCACTTTCTGTTAATAATGAGGAAGATATCATCATACAAATGATTAAAAACGGAGCCAAAGGCTACCTGCTAAAAGACACAACGCCACAGATTTTTTATGATGCCTTGAAAACAGTCATAGATAAAGGATACTTTTTTACAGAAATGGTTTCCGGTATTTTGGTCAACAGAATCGATAATGAGGACAAAAAGCTGGAATTTAAGGAAAAAGAACTCGATTTTATTAAAAGGGCCTGCAGTGAGAAAACCTATAAGGAAATAGCAGATGAAATGTGCCTTAGCCCCAAAACAATAGATGGTTACAGGGAAAGTATTTTTGCCAAACTGGAAATAAAAACAAGAATCGGACTGGTTTTGTATGCGATTAAAAACAAAATCGTTTGTGTGTAA
- a CDS encoding protein-disulfide reductase DsbD family protein, which produces MKKISLLLFFFFALVSTHAQILDPVKWTSKIEKISDTEYLMTFDGVIEPEWHMYSQFTPEGGVNPLEVLMINGEGNFEATGKAEESKTRTEFNDIFKIDEIFFENTVQLKQKIKIINKDNNLVQIELSYQVCKKVCIQQNKYFEFDLKNLTAQEVKTFSEPVTTKVEKKAETVTPQKPAKETEKGLLTIFLIAFFSGFAALLTPCVFPMIPMTVSFFTKQSKTKSQGIRNAILYGVSIILIYVILGSLVTAIFGADALNALSTNVWFNIIFFILLVFFAASFLGAFEIVLPNSWANKVDRQADRGGFIGIFFMALALAIVSFSCTGPIVGSLLVEAASKGGIAPIVGMVGFSLALALPFMLFALFPGWMNSLPKSGGWLNTVKVSLGFLELAFAFKFLSKADLVMQTHLLEREVFLAIWIAVFGAWAFYLFGKITLPHDSPLTHISVGRFSLGLLVLSFTIYLIPGLWGAPLKIISGFPPSITYSESPYGVGNSKGGGTSSGEALPEGAKLAVHDIVAFTDYDQGVAYAKKVNKPILLDFTGFGCENCRKMEDFVWSDNNIQSILKNDVVLISLYVDEKQELAEAEKYVSKETGRKIKTKGNKWSDFQITRYKANAQPYYIILDSEGNDLNEPVGYTPDKEEYEAWLKSGISKHKKGGL; this is translated from the coding sequence ATGAAAAAAATAAGCCTCCTGCTGTTCTTCTTCTTCGCCCTTGTTTCTACTCATGCGCAGATTTTAGACCCTGTAAAATGGACTTCCAAAATTGAAAAAATATCAGATACAGAATACCTAATGACTTTTGACGGAGTTATTGAGCCGGAGTGGCATATGTATTCTCAATTTACGCCAGAAGGTGGTGTAAATCCATTGGAAGTATTGATGATTAATGGTGAGGGTAATTTTGAGGCAACAGGTAAAGCCGAAGAAAGTAAAACACGTACTGAGTTCAACGATATTTTCAAAATAGATGAGATATTTTTTGAAAATACCGTACAGCTAAAACAAAAGATTAAGATAATCAATAAAGATAACAACCTAGTCCAGATAGAATTATCTTATCAGGTATGTAAAAAGGTTTGCATCCAGCAAAATAAATACTTTGAGTTTGACCTGAAAAATCTCACTGCCCAGGAAGTAAAGACGTTTTCTGAACCGGTAACAACCAAAGTCGAAAAAAAAGCAGAAACCGTAACCCCACAAAAACCGGCAAAGGAAACTGAAAAAGGACTTTTGACTATTTTCCTGATTGCTTTTTTCTCTGGTTTTGCAGCCTTACTGACACCTTGTGTTTTTCCAATGATACCGATGACGGTAAGTTTCTTTACAAAACAAAGCAAAACCAAATCCCAGGGAATAAGAAATGCTATATTATATGGTGTTTCAATTATTTTAATTTATGTCATATTGGGTTCATTGGTTACTGCAATTTTTGGAGCAGATGCATTGAATGCCCTTTCAACCAACGTTTGGTTTAATATTATTTTCTTTATTCTGCTGGTATTTTTTGCTGCTTCCTTTTTAGGTGCTTTTGAAATTGTTTTGCCAAATTCATGGGCTAATAAAGTAGACAGACAGGCAGACAGAGGAGGTTTTATCGGAATCTTTTTTATGGCGTTAGCCCTGGCAATAGTTTCTTTTTCCTGTACAGGACCAATTGTAGGGTCGCTTTTAGTCGAAGCAGCTTCTAAAGGCGGTATCGCACCTATTGTAGGGATGGTGGGATTCTCTTTGGCCTTAGCGCTTCCGTTTATGCTTTTTGCCTTATTCCCGGGATGGATGAATTCACTTCCAAAATCAGGCGGATGGTTGAATACGGTTAAAGTTTCCTTAGGATTCTTAGAGTTAGCCTTTGCATTTAAATTCCTTTCAAAGGCAGATTTGGTAATGCAGACTCATTTACTGGAAAGAGAAGTTTTCCTTGCCATATGGATTGCCGTGTTTGGAGCCTGGGCGTTCTATTTATTCGGAAAGATAACATTGCCGCATGATAGTCCGCTAACCCATATTTCTGTAGGCAGGTTTTCGTTAGGTCTTTTGGTATTATCGTTTACGATTTACCTTATTCCGGGACTTTGGGGCGCCCCGTTAAAAATTATTAGCGGTTTCCCTCCGTCTATAACTTATAGCGAGTCACCGTATGGAGTTGGAAACTCAAAAGGAGGAGGGACTTCTTCCGGTGAAGCACTTCCCGAAGGTGCAAAATTAGCAGTTCACGATATTGTTGCTTTTACAGATTATGACCAGGGTGTTGCCTATGCTAAAAAAGTAAATAAGCCAATTTTATTGGATTTTACCGGATTTGGCTGTGAAAATTGCCGTAAGATGGAGGACTTTGTATGGTCTGACAATAATATCCAGTCTATTCTAAAAAATGATGTAGTGTTGATTTCCTTATATGTGGATGAAAAGCAGGAACTCGCAGAAGCTGAAAAATATGTTTCTAAAGAAACCGGAAGAAAAATCAAAACTAAAGGTAACAAATGGAGTGATTTTCAAATCACAAGATATAAGGCAAATGCACAACCGTATTATATTATTCTGGATTCAGAAGGAAATGATTTAAATGAGCCGGTAGGTTACACTCCAGATAAAGAAGAGTATGAAGCCTGGTTAAAATCAGGAATTTCAAAACATAAAAAAGGGGGATTGTAA
- a CDS encoding sensor histidine kinase produces the protein MEADLHFQSELVKSRIEMKDQTLTEISRELHDNIGQILSVAIMQVNMYIQNQKAMTKEELDDLKNILGKSLDEIRTLSRIINKDNLLESNFLEAIQLDLDRIRKLKRIDCNFSINGDFPEINVEHELIIYRIFQEAILNILKHSHSEIIDFQIDCLDHDNIKIKLIDHGIGFNSKKKSSGSGLNNIHVRAKLIGASVSVTSDSSGTVVLFTYPKRINHENE, from the coding sequence ATGGAAGCCGATCTCCATTTTCAGTCAGAATTGGTGAAATCAAGGATAGAAATGAAGGACCAGACACTGACAGAAATCAGCAGGGAACTTCACGATAATATTGGTCAGATTTTGTCTGTTGCCATTATGCAGGTCAACATGTATATCCAAAATCAGAAAGCCATGACCAAGGAGGAACTTGACGACCTGAAAAACATTTTAGGAAAGTCGTTAGATGAAATCAGAACCCTATCAAGGATTATAAATAAGGATAATTTACTGGAATCCAATTTTTTAGAGGCCATACAGCTGGATTTGGACCGTATCCGGAAATTAAAAAGAATAGATTGTAATTTTAGCATAAATGGTGATTTTCCTGAAATAAACGTTGAACACGAACTGATTATATATCGGATTTTTCAGGAAGCGATTCTCAATATCTTAAAGCATTCCCACAGTGAGATTATTGATTTTCAAATAGACTGCCTGGACCATGACAATATTAAAATCAAGCTGATTGACCACGGAATCGGCTTTAATTCAAAGAAGAAAAGCAGCGGTTCGGGATTGAATAACATACATGTCAGGGCTAAGCTCATTGGAGCTTCTGTTTCCGTAACATCTGATAGTTCAGGAACTGTGGTACTGTTTACCTATCCTAAAAGAATTAATCATGAAAACGAATAG
- a CDS encoding YifB family Mg chelatase-like AAA ATPase, whose amino-acid sequence MLVKVYGSAVFGVEATTITIEVNIDKGIGYHLVGLPDNAIKESSYRIAAALKNNGYQLPGKKITINMAPADLRKEGSAYDLTLAIGILVASGQLQSDEVDRYVIMGELSLDGSLQPIRGALPIAIKAKEEGFKGFFLPKQNLKEAAIVSDLEVYGVENVQQVIDFFEGKGNIVPAVFDTRAEFYKTLEFPESDFSDVKGQESIKRCMEIAAAGGHNIILIGPPGAGKTMLAKRLPSILPPMTLREALETTKIHSVAGKIKEAGLMSQRPFRSPHHTISNVALVGGGSYPQPGEISMAHNGVLFLDELPEFKREVLEVMRQPLEDREVTISRAKFTITYPSSFMLVASMNPSPSGFFNNSESSISSSPHETSRYLNKISGPLLDRIDIHIEVTPVPFDKLSEERKAESSASIRERVIKAREIQVFRFSDNEKVNYNAQMSTRLIREFCPLDENSKELLKSAMERLNLSARAYDRILKVARTIADLENATDISSHHIAEAIQYRSLDREGWLG is encoded by the coding sequence ATGTTAGTAAAAGTTTATGGAAGCGCCGTTTTTGGCGTAGAAGCCACAACAATCACCATTGAAGTAAATATCGATAAAGGCATAGGCTACCACCTGGTAGGATTGCCGGATAATGCCATAAAGGAAAGCAGTTATCGCATTGCTGCGGCATTAAAAAATAACGGCTACCAACTGCCGGGAAAAAAAATCACGATTAACATGGCTCCGGCCGATTTAAGAAAGGAAGGTTCTGCTTACGACCTGACTTTGGCCATTGGCATTCTTGTGGCATCTGGTCAGTTACAATCTGATGAGGTGGACCGTTATGTTATTATGGGAGAACTTTCGCTAGATGGAAGCCTGCAGCCAATTCGCGGAGCTCTGCCCATTGCAATCAAAGCTAAAGAAGAAGGTTTTAAGGGTTTTTTTCTGCCAAAACAGAACTTAAAAGAAGCTGCAATTGTTTCGGATCTTGAAGTATATGGCGTTGAAAATGTACAGCAAGTCATTGATTTTTTTGAAGGTAAGGGAAACATAGTTCCTGCCGTTTTTGATACCAGAGCGGAGTTTTATAAGACTTTAGAATTTCCGGAGTCTGATTTTAGCGATGTAAAAGGGCAGGAGTCCATTAAACGCTGTATGGAAATTGCAGCAGCCGGAGGACACAATATTATATTGATTGGTCCGCCAGGCGCCGGTAAAACAATGTTGGCAAAACGTTTGCCCAGTATTTTACCGCCCATGACTTTACGGGAAGCACTTGAAACCACAAAAATTCACAGTGTAGCGGGAAAAATAAAAGAAGCCGGATTGATGAGCCAGCGACCATTCCGAAGTCCGCACCATACCATTTCTAATGTGGCATTAGTTGGAGGAGGAAGTTACCCACAGCCCGGAGAAATTTCAATGGCACATAATGGCGTATTGTTTTTGGACGAATTGCCGGAATTCAAACGGGAAGTATTGGAAGTCATGCGTCAGCCTTTAGAAGACAGGGAAGTTACTATTTCAAGGGCAAAATTTACCATAACCTATCCGTCATCGTTTATGTTGGTTGCCAGTATGAATCCAAGTCCGAGTGGTTTTTTTAATAATTCGGAGTCTTCCATTTCATCATCGCCTCATGAAACGAGCCGTTATCTGAATAAAATTTCAGGGCCTTTGCTGGACAGGATTGATATCCATATTGAAGTAACGCCGGTTCCTTTTGATAAACTCTCTGAAGAAAGAAAAGCAGAAAGCAGTGCCAGTATCCGGGAACGGGTAATCAAGGCAAGAGAAATTCAGGTATTTCGGTTTTCGGACAATGAAAAAGTAAATTACAATGCACAGATGTCAACCCGACTGATTCGTGAGTTTTGCCCATTAGACGAGAATTCGAAGGAATTATTAAAATCGGCTATGGAGAGGTTGAATCTTTCCGCCAGGGCCTATGACCGGATATTAAAAGTAGCACGTACAATAGCTGATTTGGAAAATGCTACCGACATAAGTTCGCACCATATAGCGGAAGCCATTCAATACAGGAGCTTGGATAGGGAAGGTTGGTTGGGGTAA
- a CDS encoding CoA-disulfide reductase → MKKQKLIIIGGDAAGMSAASKVRRENKEIEIIVFEKSEYTSYSACGIPYFISGKVSSSDELIIRTPEQFKKKYNIDAHILHEVLEVDTDHNRVLVKNSLEKTQFWENYDKLLIATGGKAYCPEVENRDADGVFGVSTLRSGIKINQYIENKKPKHAVIVGGGYIGLEMAEALLIKGLKVSLINRSEEIMNTLDPDMGKTIREAMENLGVTIYLKEELRHFEVKDNTVSAVVTNKQKLKADMVILGMGTSPNTAFLKNSKIALSEKGAVKVSRTQKTNIRNVWAAGDCAETYHLVSKKPFHVALGTVANKTGVVAGKNILGQKAAFPGIVGTAVCKICSYEVARTGLLEKEVKTLGIDYITATIQSKTRAYYYPDAKDICVKLIAEKNTGKLLGGQIIGEEGAAKRIDVLAVALTNKLTLRNIIDLDLSYAPPFSPVWDPLQIAARKLIGNQE, encoded by the coding sequence ATGAAAAAACAGAAACTTATTATAATTGGCGGCGATGCTGCCGGAATGAGCGCCGCTTCGAAAGTGCGACGGGAAAACAAAGAAATTGAGATCATCGTATTTGAAAAATCGGAATATACCTCCTATTCCGCTTGTGGCATTCCGTATTTTATTTCAGGAAAAGTAAGTTCTTCCGATGAGCTCATTATAAGGACACCGGAACAATTCAAAAAGAAATATAATATTGATGCGCATATACTGCATGAAGTACTTGAAGTAGACACAGACCATAACAGAGTTTTGGTTAAAAACAGTCTTGAAAAAACACAATTCTGGGAAAATTATGACAAGCTGCTGATTGCTACCGGAGGAAAAGCCTATTGTCCTGAAGTAGAAAACAGGGATGCTGATGGCGTCTTTGGCGTTTCAACATTAAGAAGCGGTATAAAAATCAATCAATATATAGAAAATAAGAAACCAAAACACGCAGTCATTGTTGGAGGCGGTTATATTGGATTGGAAATGGCAGAAGCCCTTCTTATCAAAGGCCTCAAAGTTTCCTTAATTAATCGTTCCGAAGAAATCATGAATACCCTTGACCCTGACATGGGCAAGACCATTCGTGAGGCTATGGAGAATTTGGGAGTCACTATTTACCTTAAAGAAGAACTCAGGCACTTTGAAGTCAAAGACAATACCGTTTCTGCGGTTGTGACGAATAAGCAAAAACTGAAAGCCGATATGGTCATTTTAGGAATGGGAACAAGCCCAAATACTGCTTTTCTAAAAAATTCAAAGATTGCCCTGTCTGAAAAAGGAGCCGTTAAAGTTTCCAGAACACAAAAAACCAATATCCGAAATGTGTGGGCTGCGGGTGATTGTGCCGAAACGTACCATCTTGTAAGCAAAAAACCTTTTCATGTAGCTTTAGGAACCGTAGCGAATAAAACCGGTGTAGTTGCCGGAAAAAACATTCTTGGGCAAAAGGCTGCTTTTCCGGGAATTGTAGGAACAGCCGTCTGTAAAATATGCTCCTATGAAGTAGCCCGAACCGGACTACTGGAAAAAGAAGTAAAAACTTTAGGAATAGACTACATAACGGCAACCATACAATCCAAAACCAGAGCCTATTATTATCCGGATGCCAAAGATATCTGCGTAAAACTTATAGCCGAAAAGAACACAGGAAAATTGCTTGGCGGACAGATTATTGGTGAAGAAGGAGCCGCAAAAAGAATTGATGTGCTGGCAGTCGCACTTACGAATAAACTCACTTTGAGAAACATTATCGATTTGGACTTATCCTATGCGCCTCCCTTCTCTCCTGTTTGGGATCCGCTGCAGATTGCTGCCCGGAAACTAATTGGTAATCAGGAATAA
- a CDS encoding sensor histidine kinase: MIFPQIPHNEKERLDALLAYKILDSAPEKDFDDIVKLASEICHTPISTITLVDKDRQWFKSKIGLEFSEGARDTSFCAHTLNNPREMMIVSDSLEDDRFYDNPNVIGHPNVRCYVGVPLVDPNGHALGSLCVIDNQPRNLDNFQLLALEKLANQVINLLELRKKNFQLMENHNMLLSKYKDLEQFASIVSHDIKSPLNNIMMLTRLLQESNHDQLDGDGMQMLGYIYKSSEELKKLVDAILEYYKYDNEQVIANENIRLNDFMQYLIDILDTKNEFQFILPEKNHKIRSNKMALGQIFYNLISNSIKYNDKPKGIIHIDFSETEDFNIISIEDNGCGIDKANHHKIFNIFETLGKTDRFEAKGTGIGLSTVQKMVQKLNGKIEIESELGKGTRFKVFLKK; the protein is encoded by the coding sequence ATGATTTTCCCTCAAATACCACACAATGAGAAGGAGCGTCTTGATGCCTTATTGGCTTATAAAATATTAGACAGCGCTCCGGAAAAAGATTTCGACGACATAGTCAAACTGGCTTCTGAAATCTGCCATACTCCTATTTCAACCATTACACTGGTTGATAAAGACCGTCAATGGTTCAAATCAAAAATTGGCCTTGAATTTTCAGAAGGAGCCAGAGATACTTCTTTTTGTGCCCATACATTAAATAATCCACGCGAAATGATGATTGTGTCAGATTCGCTTGAAGACGACCGTTTTTATGACAATCCGAATGTTATCGGGCATCCGAATGTTAGGTGTTATGTTGGTGTGCCTTTAGTTGATCCGAACGGCCATGCTTTAGGTTCGTTGTGCGTTATTGACAACCAACCGAGAAATCTGGATAATTTCCAACTACTGGCCTTAGAAAAATTAGCCAATCAGGTTATCAATCTGCTGGAATTAAGGAAAAAGAATTTCCAATTAATGGAAAACCATAACATGCTGCTTTCCAAATATAAAGATCTGGAGCAATTTGCTTCTATCGTTTCACATGATATCAAATCTCCTTTGAACAATATCATGATGTTGACACGGTTACTTCAGGAAAGCAATCATGACCAGCTTGACGGAGACGGAATGCAGATGCTGGGTTATATTTACAAATCATCCGAAGAATTGAAAAAACTGGTAGATGCCATTTTAGAGTACTATAAATATGACAACGAACAGGTTATTGCCAATGAAAATATCAGGCTCAATGACTTCATGCAATATCTCATTGATATACTGGATACTAAAAATGAATTTCAGTTCATACTCCCCGAAAAGAACCATAAGATTCGTTCCAATAAAATGGCTTTGGGACAGATTTTTTATAACCTCATCAGCAACAGTATAAAATACAACGATAAGCCAAAAGGCATCATCCATATTGATTTTTCTGAAACAGAAGATTTCAATATTATTTCTATCGAAGACAATGGCTGCGGTATTGACAAAGCCAACCATCACAAAATCTTCAACATTTTTGAAACTTTAGGAAAAACAGACCGTTTCGAGGCAAAAGGCACCGGAATAGGACTTTCAACCGTACAAAAAATGGTACAGAAGTTAAACGGAAAAATAGAAATTGAATCGGAATTAGGGAAAGGAACCCGATTCAAAGTATTCCTCAAAAAGTAA